The DNA segment AAATAACAGCGACACAAAATACCAAAGTCTAGGGAACCAAGAACTCCAGCGTTAACCTGGTGTTGCCGATATGATTAATTCCGTCATTATCCATCAAAGCGACCCCGAAAATATAGCTCTGAGAAGTATCGAACTGCGTGTCATCATCGTGGCCCGTCACCAGATCCCTTATCAGCACGACACAGTAACCGTCCTGCTGAAATTTATGCTTATTTAAAATCTCGTTAAAGTCGGGACCCTGCGGATCTGTGATATTTGTGAGACTATCGATGCCTGCTTCGGAATAATCAAGGTCGGTTGCTGTTGTTACATCTGCCACGCTTCCGTCAGGCATCCGCAAGTAATAGCCGGGTACGCCCCAAAAGCCGAATACTCTCAACCTTAGATCAGCCTTATCGGTATCGCCAAGAGCATTATAAGCCCCTGCTCCGGGATGAGCGCCGACTGCAATTATTGCATCAAGTTCGGAATCGGACAGACGTCCGAATTTTATGCTATCCAGTATAGGGCCTGCTCCGCCCTCACCGTTTGCACCATGGCATCCTGCACAATTGGTTTGGTATAAAGTATTCCCATTATCGGCATCTCGACCTTCGGCTCCAACATCGAAGAGGTGTCCGTCAAGCAAGGTAAACGCAGGGTCGAGTACTTGACCGGTCCTGGGTCCAAAGGTAATGGCTTCATCCGTACCGTCCCATATATATTGTGGTCCGCCGCGGTCGCTGCCACCAGCCCTGTTTCTAACTTCGATTCCTGTCCCGGCATCGTCTCGACGACCATCGACCGGCTCTGCAAACTGGTCGGCTGCATGACCCACCGGTTCAGAACGCGATGTTTTCCAGTGCCATATATCGGCCTTTCCGGTTTCCGGACGCATATCCATACCTTCCCCCGCCACATTATGGCAAGATGCGGCACAGCCGACCTCTTGAAATGTCCCGAACAAGCTCGATGTTCCGGGTTCTATTTCAAATGCGAACCCTATCTTGTCATCGTTTAGTTGAGAAGTCCAACCTGCCGGATCATCTGTTTTGTCAGGATCCGCAGGCCCGTTATAAAGTGCTCTTCTGCGGTCTAAATTGAATATCACGTCATTCCAACGTGCTCTGATAAAAATTTGACCGGAACCGGATGTGTATAACCCTGTTAATTTGAGCTCAGCCGGGTTCCCTCTGTTGAAATATATCGTGGCGTCGAGGGTGCCTGTCATATTTAATTGACCGTCTCCATAGAGATTACCGAAAACGACTGTAGATGTTGCGACAGAAATTTCTTCGGCTTCATTCCAAATGGGGTCGTCACAACTTACAGGTTCATCCCCCGGATCTATTAAAACTGCACTCAATACTGTAGATGTGGGTGGAGCTGGGGGCGTCGGCTGAGGAGTTATCCCTCCCCCTCCGTTACAACCGCCATAGACTGATATTAGCAGGAAGGAAAGAACGAAAAACCGGAAAAGTAAAGAACGGATAATGCCACTACGTTTGACACTCACCCTGCCGTCCATAGCGCCCTCTCCTTTAAGAAAAACCCTTGTCAAAATATTAAGTATCATGGAACTGAGAGCCGTGAAAGAGTTAATTTTAATCACAAGTGACAATAGGTTAGACTGGCATATGAAGACTCCGTGTACGCCTGTCTGTGAAGCCCGGCCGTAACCACACTGGGCATCTGCTGATAGCCGGCCGGGAGGTAACAGGGGGTAGAAATGTGATTGAATGTTGAACCGGTTTCGTTATATAATGTGGAATAACCGAATCTCATTTGAACGCTCTGTCCACTGTCAGATAATAAGACGGATTCACGCTGAATAACTCTCATATTCTCTTGTGATAACAGGCGGTTAAGTTTGGCATAAAAGTTGTATTGAGTAGGGTATTATGACCAAGCGAGCAGAGAGGGTGAAAAGAGAAATCAAGACTATATTCCGGCCCGATGCGGAGAAACCGACGAATATAGCGAAAAGTCATTCGTCCCTGTATGTTAAGGCCTGCAAAGCATTCGGCTCCTGGAGGAACGCTCTCGAGGCGTGCGGTATAGATTACGAGAGGGCGAGGAACAACAGGAAGTGGACTAGGGAAAGAATAGTTAGGGAAATAAAAAGGCTTGGTGCGGGGGGATGCTGCCTTAGGCCGTCGGTCCTCAGAAAAAACGGTATGACGACACTCGTATCCGCTGCCGAGTATCATTTCGGCTCATGGAGGAGGGCAGTCGAGCACTGCGGTCTCGATTATTCCTTCGGGAGACGGAAGAAAGGGATGAGGCTCACGGCGTGAGCCGTTTCGAGTTCCGACCATAT comes from the Thermodesulfobacteriota bacterium genome and includes:
- a CDS encoding ethylbenzene dehydrogenase-related protein codes for the protein MDGRVSVKRSGIIRSLLFRFFVLSFLLISVYGGCNGGGGITPQPTPPAPPTSTVLSAVLIDPGDEPVSCDDPIWNEAEEISVATSTVVFGNLYGDGQLNMTGTLDATIYFNRGNPAELKLTGLYTSGSGQIFIRARWNDVIFNLDRRRALYNGPADPDKTDDPAGWTSQLNDDKIGFAFEIEPGTSSLFGTFQEVGCAASCHNVAGEGMDMRPETGKADIWHWKTSRSEPVGHAADQFAEPVDGRRDDAGTGIEVRNRAGGSDRGGPQYIWDGTDEAITFGPRTGQVLDPAFTLLDGHLFDVGAEGRDADNGNTLYQTNCAGCHGANGEGGAGPILDSIKFGRLSDSELDAIIAVGAHPGAGAYNALGDTDKADLRLRVFGFWGVPGYYLRMPDGSVADVTTATDLDYSEAGIDSLTNITDPQGPDFNEILNKHKFQQDGYCVVLIRDLVTGHDDDTQFDTSQSYIFGVALMDNDGINHIGNTRLTLEFLVP